From Skermanella sp. TT6, a single genomic window includes:
- a CDS encoding potassium channel family protein, which translates to MPRDITFPESLHFSLVTPSSVGYGDIQPHTGFSRLITAAEILLGILLLPFGFSAIISHRNDRRGDQAGDAHSAGIQGGGDLFHCRNHPSRIGAPAPHRVRHDGGLKWQIQRPAPSPG; encoded by the coding sequence GTGCCCCGGGACATCACCTTTCCGGAGAGCCTCCACTTTTCCCTGGTCACGCCCAGCAGCGTGGGTTACGGCGATATCCAGCCGCATACCGGCTTCTCCCGCCTGATCACCGCGGCCGAGATCCTGCTGGGAATCCTGCTGCTGCCGTTCGGCTTCAGCGCGATCATCAGCCATCGGAACGACCGGCGCGGTGATCAGGCGGGAGATGCGCATTCGGCCGGCATACAAGGCGGCGGAGATCTGTTTCACTGCCGGAACCATCCATCGCGGATCGGGGCTCCAGCTCCGCATCGCGTTCGCCATGACGGAGGTCTGAAATGGCAAATCCAACGACCGGCTCCTTCACCGGGCTGA
- a CDS encoding 6-pyruvoyl trahydropterin synthase family protein, producing MGFTVTRQIGIDAGHRIASHGSKCRHLHGHRYLVEACCRTASGDLRADGEQAGMVLDFGFLKEEMMAHIDAPCDHGLILDLADHQILSMFAPPGIRPADWLDRLAGQVRDRGYVQTADTAFGQKLYVLPYPPTAEWLARHWFERLAPAVEARSDGLAVLDRVTVWETPNCYATYTAG from the coding sequence ATGGGTTTCACGGTCACGCGACAGATCGGCATCGACGCCGGCCATCGGATCGCCAGCCACGGATCCAAATGCCGTCACCTCCACGGTCACCGCTATCTGGTCGAGGCCTGCTGCCGGACCGCCTCCGGCGACCTGCGGGCCGACGGCGAGCAGGCGGGGATGGTCCTGGACTTCGGTTTCCTCAAGGAGGAAATGATGGCCCACATCGACGCTCCCTGCGACCACGGACTGATCCTCGACCTTGCGGATCACCAGATCCTGTCGATGTTCGCGCCACCCGGCATCCGTCCCGCCGACTGGCTCGACCGGCTGGCGGGGCAGGTCCGCGACCGGGGCTACGTGCAGACGGCCGATACCGCGTTCGGCCAGAAACTCTATGTGCTCCCTTACCCGCCCACGGCGGAATGGCTCGCCAGGCACTGGTTCGAGCGCCTGGCGCCCGCGGTCGAGGCGCGGAGCGACGGCCTGGCGGTGCTGGACCGCGTGACCGTCTGGGAAACTCCCAATTGCTACGCGACGTACACGGCGGGCTGA
- a CDS encoding GMC oxidoreductase, whose protein sequence is MTSFDLIVVGTGFGSSFYLHKYLQHARSDARILVLERGGSQDTNWQVAERRNSDIDHTATFLKQGMPDKAWRFTIGFGGGSNCWWACTPRMMPNDFRLKSLYGVGRDWPISYDQLEPWYQEAEEIMAISGSDTGTPFPRSKAYPQPPHRFTDPDRLLKAAYPDGWFPQPTARARVATESRAACCANAVCNLCPISAKFTVANDLAGLYRDDRVTLLLRAEALAVETTGGMATGVVYRRDGAEHTARGDLIVLGANAIFNPFILMKSGLDHPLLGRRLHEQTSVDALVYLDGVDNFQGSTSITGHGYMLYDGPHRSRYGACLIESWNRPEFRNEPGRWRQIQLLKCIVEDLPLERNRVALSTEHPDKPVLHFESRSDYAMRGIAALDEALPRILEKLPVERVEIKRPVNVTEAHVLGTTVMGDDPSDSVIDGDLVHHRVRNLIVVGSGAFPTGAPANPSLTISALALRAAEHLHRPGGRSS, encoded by the coding sequence ATGACGTCCTTTGACCTGATCGTAGTCGGAACCGGCTTCGGGTCTTCCTTCTATCTGCACAAATATCTTCAGCACGCGAGGAGCGATGCGCGCATCCTGGTGCTGGAACGCGGAGGGAGCCAGGACACGAACTGGCAGGTGGCCGAGCGGCGGAATTCCGACATCGACCATACCGCCACTTTCCTCAAGCAGGGGATGCCCGACAAGGCGTGGCGCTTCACCATCGGCTTCGGCGGCGGCTCGAACTGCTGGTGGGCGTGTACGCCGCGCATGATGCCCAACGATTTCAGGCTGAAAAGCCTGTACGGTGTCGGGCGCGACTGGCCGATCTCCTACGACCAGCTGGAACCCTGGTACCAGGAAGCCGAGGAGATCATGGCGATTTCCGGTTCCGACACCGGCACGCCCTTTCCCCGCTCAAAGGCCTACCCCCAGCCGCCCCACCGCTTCACCGACCCGGACCGGCTGCTGAAGGCGGCGTACCCCGACGGCTGGTTTCCGCAGCCGACGGCGCGGGCCAGGGTCGCCACGGAGTCGCGGGCGGCCTGCTGCGCCAACGCCGTCTGCAATCTCTGCCCGATCAGCGCCAAGTTCACGGTAGCCAACGACCTGGCCGGCCTGTACCGGGATGATCGCGTCACCCTGCTGCTCCGGGCGGAAGCGCTCGCCGTCGAGACAACGGGCGGGATGGCGACCGGAGTGGTCTATCGCCGGGACGGAGCCGAGCATACCGCGCGGGGCGATCTGATCGTGCTGGGCGCCAACGCCATATTCAACCCGTTCATCCTGATGAAATCCGGCCTCGACCACCCGCTCCTCGGCCGGCGCCTGCACGAGCAGACGTCCGTCGACGCGCTGGTGTATCTGGACGGCGTGGATAATTTCCAGGGAAGCACGTCGATCACCGGTCACGGCTACATGCTCTATGACGGGCCGCACCGGTCCCGGTACGGAGCCTGCCTGATCGAGAGCTGGAACCGTCCCGAATTCCGCAACGAGCCCGGCCGCTGGAGGCAGATCCAGCTGCTGAAATGCATCGTCGAGGACCTGCCCCTGGAACGGAACCGCGTCGCCCTCTCGACCGAGCACCCGGACAAACCCGTCCTTCACTTCGAATCCCGGAGCGATTACGCGATGCGGGGCATTGCCGCGCTGGACGAGGCGCTGCCCAGGATCCTGGAAAAGCTGCCGGTCGAGCGCGTGGAGATCAAACGGCCCGTCAACGTCACGGAGGCGCATGTCCTGGGCACCACGGTCATGGGCGACGACCCGTCCGACAGCGTCATCGACGGCGACTTGGTGCACCACCGGGTCCGCAACCTGATCGTCGTGGGAAGCGGAGCGTTCCCGACCGGCGCCCCGGCAAATCCGTCCCTCACCATCAGCGCGCTGGCGCTCCGCGCCGCCGAACACCTGCATCGCCCCGGAGGGCGTTCCTCATGA
- a CDS encoding acyl-CoA dehydrogenase family protein — protein MLITQEQAMVRDMARQFAAERLAPFAAEWDRTSSFPAEALAEMGRLGLLGMVVPEEWDGAGSDYVSYALALEEIAGGDGAVSTIMSVHNSVGCMPILKFGTPDQKERFLRPMARGEMLGAFCLTEPEAGSDAAAIRTRARRDGNHWVLDGTKQFITNGRNGGVAIVFAVTDPTAGKRGISAFIVPTGTPGYTVARIEHKLGQRCSDTAQIVLEGCRLTPDLMLGEEGRGYGIALANLEGGRIGIAAQSVGMARAAYRHALAYAKERRSMGVPIIEHQAVSFRLADMATRIEAAHQLVLHAASLRDAGVPCLKEAAMAKLYASEMAERVCSDAIQIHGGYGYLEDFPVERIYRDVRVCQIYEGTSDIQRLIIGRQIAAED, from the coding sequence ATGCTGATCACCCAGGAACAGGCCATGGTGCGCGACATGGCGCGCCAGTTCGCGGCCGAGCGGCTGGCTCCCTTCGCGGCGGAATGGGACCGCACGTCGAGCTTTCCGGCGGAAGCGCTCGCCGAGATGGGCAGGCTCGGCCTGCTCGGCATGGTCGTGCCGGAGGAGTGGGACGGCGCCGGCTCCGACTACGTCTCCTACGCGCTGGCGCTGGAGGAGATCGCCGGCGGCGACGGCGCCGTGTCCACCATCATGAGCGTCCACAACTCGGTCGGCTGCATGCCGATCCTGAAGTTCGGCACGCCCGACCAGAAGGAGCGGTTCCTGCGCCCGATGGCGCGGGGCGAGATGCTGGGCGCCTTCTGCCTGACCGAGCCGGAGGCCGGGTCCGACGCCGCGGCGATCCGCACCCGGGCGCGGCGGGACGGCAACCACTGGGTCCTGGACGGCACCAAGCAGTTCATCACCAACGGGCGGAACGGCGGAGTCGCGATCGTCTTCGCGGTGACCGATCCCACGGCGGGCAAGCGGGGCATCAGCGCCTTCATCGTGCCGACCGGCACGCCCGGCTACACCGTCGCCCGGATCGAGCACAAGCTGGGCCAGCGCTGCTCCGACACGGCGCAGATCGTGCTGGAGGGCTGCCGCCTGACGCCGGACCTGATGCTCGGCGAGGAGGGCCGCGGCTACGGCATCGCGCTCGCCAACCTGGAGGGAGGGCGCATCGGCATCGCCGCCCAGTCCGTCGGCATGGCCCGCGCGGCATACCGGCACGCCCTGGCCTATGCCAAGGAGCGGCGCAGCATGGGGGTGCCGATCATCGAGCACCAGGCCGTGTCGTTCCGCCTGGCCGACATGGCCACCCGGATCGAGGCGGCCCACCAGCTCGTGCTGCACGCGGCATCCCTGCGCGACGCCGGCGTCCCCTGCCTGAAGGAGGCCGCCATGGCGAAACTCTACGCCTCCGAAATGGCCGAGCGGGTCTGTTCCGACGCGATCCAGATCCACGGCGGCTACGGCTACCTGGAGGATTTCCCGGTCGAGCGGATCTATCGCGACGTCCGGGTCTGCCAGATCTACGAAGGGACCAGCGACATCCAGCGGCTGATCATCGGCCGGCAGATCGCCGCCGAGGACTGA
- a CDS encoding O-antigen ligase family protein translates to MTDFQFYLMRNLERVFCVLALMVLAGALAPYLFAFRSGIEMNRDFADEVDSGNIKFQAATLTIYSIGLLYILAERVRLPKLLIGNWALLALTGLALFSALWSYYPDATFRRAVALALTTTFAFYLVLRYTPRELMELVGWALMLGAVLSLILVILYPTSTIHQGPPLGGSWLGSFGHKNRLGRMMALGVIIFSLLMMERGGKQRWFTWAGLGMCAFMLAMSQSRTAWITTVVLLLLIYVLRFLRGARLPMSLRVGSLLILGFAMVMAVTQFLVVGLEAVGRDLTFTGRTTIWTHAITAGMNHSMLGAGYRAFWTPEGASYVYARIWATIGNGHNGYLDVWLELGFVGFGLFLVVFFTGIKRAYSRLIGSNDIAGLFYMLLMIYTLIYSMTEKFLLEQSELTWTLIMVTLLYLTPRRAMATERRNAPVPSGAGRPLQGYPAPGE, encoded by the coding sequence ATGACCGATTTTCAATTCTACCTGATGCGCAACCTGGAGCGGGTCTTCTGCGTCCTGGCGCTCATGGTCCTGGCGGGGGCGCTGGCCCCGTACCTGTTCGCGTTCCGGTCGGGCATCGAGATGAACCGCGACTTCGCGGACGAGGTCGATTCCGGCAACATCAAGTTCCAGGCCGCGACGCTGACGATCTACTCGATCGGGCTGCTCTACATCCTTGCCGAACGCGTCCGCCTGCCGAAGCTGCTGATCGGGAACTGGGCCCTCCTGGCACTGACCGGCCTGGCCCTGTTTTCGGCCCTGTGGTCCTATTATCCCGACGCGACCTTCCGGCGGGCGGTCGCCCTGGCCCTGACGACCACCTTCGCCTTCTATCTTGTCCTGCGGTACACGCCCCGCGAGTTGATGGAGCTGGTGGGCTGGGCCCTGATGCTGGGAGCGGTGCTGTCGCTGATCCTGGTGATCCTGTATCCCACCTCGACCATCCACCAAGGTCCGCCGCTGGGGGGAAGCTGGCTCGGGTCTTTCGGCCACAAGAACAGGCTTGGCCGCATGATGGCGCTGGGCGTCATCATCTTCAGCCTGCTGATGATGGAGCGGGGCGGCAAGCAGCGCTGGTTCACCTGGGCGGGCCTGGGGATGTGCGCCTTCATGCTGGCCATGTCGCAGTCCCGGACGGCCTGGATCACGACCGTGGTGCTGCTGCTTCTGATCTACGTGCTGCGGTTCCTGCGCGGTGCACGATTGCCCATGTCGCTCCGCGTCGGGTCGCTGCTGATCCTCGGCTTCGCGATGGTCATGGCGGTCACGCAGTTCCTCGTGGTGGGCCTGGAGGCGGTCGGCCGCGACCTGACCTTCACCGGACGCACCACCATCTGGACCCACGCGATCACCGCCGGCATGAACCATTCCATGCTGGGAGCGGGATACCGGGCCTTCTGGACCCCGGAAGGTGCCAGCTATGTGTATGCGCGCATCTGGGCGACGATCGGCAACGGCCACAACGGCTATCTGGACGTCTGGCTGGAACTGGGCTTCGTCGGCTTCGGGCTGTTCCTGGTGGTGTTCTTCACCGGCATCAAGCGGGCCTATTCCCGCCTGATCGGAAGCAACGACATCGCCGGCCTGTTCTACATGCTGCTGATGATCTACACGCTGATCTACAGCATGACGGAGAAATTCCTGCTGGAGCAGAGCGAGCTGACCTGGACGCTGATCATGGTCACCCTGCTCTACCTCACGCCCCGCCGGGCGATGGCAACGGAACGGCGGAACGCGCCGGTGCCATCGGGCGCGGGGCGTCCCCTGCAAGGTTATCCCGCACCGGGCGAGTAG
- a CDS encoding DUF1489 family protein, with amino-acid sequence MPIHLIKLAVGISDPDHLAEVQQGRRFVRDGVAVVPAYTRRKPRRPDEVTDGGSIYWVIKGQVRCRQRVLDFEMMDGDEGETWCRIILDPTLVATLPQSKKAFQGWRYLEPDAAPPDLDDAGPEGELPPHILAELRELGLA; translated from the coding sequence ATGCCCATTCACCTGATCAAACTGGCGGTCGGCATCAGCGATCCCGACCATCTCGCCGAAGTCCAGCAGGGACGGCGGTTCGTCCGCGACGGCGTCGCCGTCGTTCCGGCGTACACCCGACGCAAGCCGAGGCGGCCCGACGAGGTCACGGACGGCGGGTCCATCTACTGGGTCATCAAGGGCCAGGTCCGCTGCCGGCAGCGGGTGCTCGATTTCGAGATGATGGACGGCGACGAAGGGGAGACCTGGTGCCGCATCATCCTGGACCCCACGCTCGTCGCGACCCTGCCGCAATCCAAGAAGGCGTTCCAAGGCTGGCGCTACCTCGAGCCGGACGCGGCACCCCCCGACCTGGACGACGCAGGGCCGGAAGGGGAGTTGCCGCCCCATATCCTCGCCGAACTGCGGGAACTGGGCTTGGCCTGA
- a CDS encoding 2-hydroxychromene-2-carboxylate isomerase, whose translation MTAPIDFYFDFASPYGYLAATQIDGIAERHGRKVRWCPILLGAVFKVSGMKPVMEQPLRGDYLSHDAPRFARLLGVPMTMPAKVPLNGLAASRAYWWLEGRDPGKARDLAKAVYHAHWGEGRDMTTADQVAEAAGPLGIDAADLAAGIQDPVVKDRLRAETDEAIRRGVFGAPFFIVDGEAFWGADRLHQVEQWLARGGW comes from the coding sequence ATGACCGCACCGATCGACTTCTATTTCGACTTCGCCTCACCCTACGGCTATCTCGCGGCCACCCAGATCGACGGGATCGCGGAACGCCATGGCCGCAAGGTGCGCTGGTGCCCGATCCTGCTGGGGGCGGTGTTCAAGGTCAGCGGCATGAAGCCGGTGATGGAGCAGCCGCTGCGCGGCGACTACCTGTCCCACGACGCGCCGCGATTCGCGCGGCTGCTGGGCGTGCCGATGACCATGCCGGCCAAGGTGCCGCTCAACGGGCTGGCGGCGTCGCGGGCCTATTGGTGGCTCGAGGGGCGAGATCCCGGAAAAGCCCGCGATCTCGCCAAGGCGGTCTATCACGCCCACTGGGGCGAGGGACGGGACATGACCACGGCCGATCAGGTAGCGGAAGCCGCGGGACCGCTGGGCATCGACGCCGCCGACCTGGCGGCCGGGATCCAGGACCCAGTGGTGAAGGACCGGCTGCGGGCGGAAACCGACGAGGCGATCCGGCGCGGCGTGTTCGGCGCCCCCTTCTTCATCGTGGACGGGGAGGCGTTCTGGGGTGCCGACCGGCTCCACCAGGTGGAGCAGTGGCTGGCGCGCGGCGGCTGGTAG
- a CDS encoding acyl carrier protein — protein sequence MSRSTEDVKNWMNMFRWIVKLIRDEFGIDEKILVRTATLETDMGLTIEQVEQVLEFIAESFQIRFPEGTLDEIVKLEELCMLASWIKGYYKRPEFISDAFEAHCRGINQIAA from the coding sequence ATGTCGAGATCCACAGAAGACGTCAAGAACTGGATGAACATGTTCCGCTGGATCGTGAAGCTGATCCGGGACGAGTTCGGTATCGACGAGAAGATCCTGGTCCGGACAGCCACTCTCGAGACCGACATGGGGCTTACCATCGAGCAGGTCGAGCAGGTGCTGGAGTTCATCGCCGAAAGCTTCCAGATCAGATTTCCCGAAGGCACGCTCGACGAGATCGTGAAGCTTGAGGAACTGTGCATGCTGGCGAGCTGGATCAAAGGCTACTACAAGCGGCCGGAATTCATCTCCGACGCGTTCGAGGCCCATTGCCGCGGCATCAACCAGATCGCCGCCTGA
- a CDS encoding SLC13 family permease, with amino-acid sequence MRRPLPVAPVLAAFAAILAALLALVPALFGLEPPTGRAAGLVVLTVGLWATGVVPEFVTALVFFTLAMLARIAPPDVIFAGFQSTAWWLVFGGLVVGVAVTRTGLGERLARTLVDALASSYPRLIAGVVAISGGIAFLMPSTMGRVVLLLPIVLALADRVGFVAGRRGRTAMVLAAAFGTYMIPAAILPANVPNMVMAGTVETVFGVTLTYGGYLWLHMPVTGLLKGVVLVALLCRLFPDRPDPAAGERERRPLSAAERRLAAILVVTLGFWTTDFLHGISPAWVGLTAALVCLMPVSGLVPAAEFSRSVNFASLIYVAGVLGMAALVTHSGLGAVLSAGLLAVIPLEPGADALNFASLTGAAAALGVISTMPGLPAILSPLAGELAGATGWPLVTVIMTQVVGFSVVFFPYQVPPLVVALQLGNVRVAEALRLSIPLALVTLAVLTPLNFLWWRLTGWIP; translated from the coding sequence GTGCGCCGGCCGCTGCCCGTCGCCCCCGTCCTGGCCGCCTTCGCCGCGATCCTCGCCGCGCTGCTCGCCCTGGTGCCGGCCCTGTTCGGGCTGGAGCCGCCGACGGGGCGGGCGGCCGGGCTGGTGGTTCTCACCGTCGGGCTGTGGGCCACCGGCGTGGTCCCCGAATTCGTGACCGCCCTGGTGTTCTTCACGCTGGCCATGCTGGCGCGGATCGCGCCGCCGGACGTGATCTTCGCCGGATTCCAGTCGACCGCCTGGTGGCTGGTGTTCGGCGGCCTCGTGGTCGGAGTCGCGGTGACCCGGACCGGACTGGGCGAGCGGCTGGCCAGGACGCTGGTGGATGCCCTGGCCTCGTCCTATCCCCGGCTGATCGCCGGGGTGGTCGCGATCTCCGGCGGCATCGCCTTCCTGATGCCCTCGACCATGGGCCGGGTCGTCCTGCTGCTGCCGATCGTCCTGGCCTTGGCCGACCGCGTCGGGTTCGTTGCGGGGCGGCGCGGACGGACCGCCATGGTGCTGGCCGCGGCGTTCGGCACCTACATGATCCCGGCGGCGATCCTGCCGGCGAACGTTCCCAACATGGTCATGGCCGGCACGGTCGAGACGGTCTTCGGGGTGACCCTGACCTATGGCGGCTATCTGTGGCTCCACATGCCGGTGACCGGCCTGCTGAAGGGCGTCGTGCTGGTGGCGCTGCTGTGCAGGCTGTTCCCCGACCGGCCCGATCCAGCTGCCGGGGAGCGGGAACGGCGGCCGCTCTCCGCGGCGGAGCGCCGCCTGGCGGCCATCCTGGTGGTGACGCTGGGGTTCTGGACGACCGACTTCCTGCACGGCATCTCACCCGCCTGGGTCGGGCTGACGGCGGCCCTGGTCTGCCTGATGCCGGTCAGCGGCCTGGTGCCGGCGGCGGAGTTCAGCCGCTCGGTCAATTTCGCCTCGCTCATCTATGTGGCCGGCGTGCTGGGGATGGCCGCCCTGGTCACCCATAGCGGGCTGGGCGCTGTGCTCAGCGCCGGGCTGCTCGCGGTCATTCCCCTCGAACCCGGGGCGGATGCGCTCAACTTCGCGTCCCTGACGGGGGCCGCGGCGGCGCTGGGCGTCATATCGACCATGCCCGGCCTGCCAGCGATCCTGTCTCCCCTGGCCGGCGAACTGGCGGGCGCCACGGGCTGGCCGCTGGTGACGGTCATCATGACGCAGGTGGTGGGCTTCTCGGTCGTCTTCTTTCCCTACCAGGTGCCGCCGCTGGTGGTGGCCCTCCAACTCGGGAATGTCCGGGTCGCCGAGGCGCTCCGCCTGTCGATCCCGCTGGCACTGGTCACCCTGGCGGTCCTGACGCCGTTGAACTTCCTGTGGTGGCGCCTTACCGGATGGATTCCCTGA
- a CDS encoding DUF3775 domain-containing protein, producing the protein MLNHLSIDQIKQIAELSNECRAIRDLILNKTYQTDVDEVPRAKGERNPSSFDSLEVVEAADDSGKYQRLRGMIADLPQDAQIELRAVMWVGRGDFAAGEWDKAMARADGSASETAIDTMAEKADLHDYLMKGLYKLDLL; encoded by the coding sequence ATGCTGAACCACTTGAGCATCGATCAGATCAAGCAGATCGCGGAACTTTCCAACGAGTGCCGGGCGATCCGCGACCTTATCCTGAACAAGACGTACCAGACCGACGTCGACGAGGTGCCCCGAGCCAAGGGCGAGCGCAACCCAAGCTCGTTCGACAGCCTGGAAGTGGTCGAGGCGGCGGACGACAGCGGCAAGTACCAGCGGCTGCGCGGCATGATCGCCGACCTGCCGCAGGATGCCCAGATCGAGCTGCGGGCGGTGATGTGGGTCGGCCGCGGCGATTTCGCGGCCGGCGAATGGGACAAGGCGATGGCCCGGGCGGACGGCAGCGCCAGCGAGACGGCGATCGACACCATGGCGGAGAAGGCCGACCTGCACGACTACCTGATGAAGGGACTGTACAAGCTCGACCTGCTCTGA
- a CDS encoding response regulator, which translates to MTHILAVDDDEQVQDMLSEYLTREGFRVSLAATGAAMERVLAAEPVDLILLDLRLPDGDGLALVRQLRADSQLPVIILSGKVEAVDRIVGLELGADDYLTKPFDPRELLARIKAVLRRVGEGAARGADGLRASVSFAGWRFDLTSQRLTSPDNRDVDLTKAEFALLAAFVKQPQRVLSRDQLLDLTRIDGAEVFDRSIDVLILRLRRKIEANPKEPQIIRTERGLGYSFDAKVKPV; encoded by the coding sequence GTGACACATATTCTTGCCGTCGATGACGACGAACAGGTCCAGGACATGCTCTCCGAGTACCTGACCCGGGAGGGCTTCCGGGTATCGCTGGCGGCGACCGGGGCCGCCATGGAGAGGGTGCTGGCGGCGGAACCGGTCGACCTGATCCTCCTCGACCTCAGGCTTCCGGACGGCGACGGGCTGGCGCTGGTCCGGCAGCTGCGGGCCGACAGCCAGCTTCCGGTCATCATCCTGTCCGGCAAGGTGGAGGCGGTCGACCGGATCGTCGGGCTCGAACTGGGCGCCGACGATTACCTCACCAAGCCGTTCGACCCGCGCGAACTGCTGGCCCGCATCAAGGCCGTGCTGCGCCGGGTGGGGGAGGGGGCCGCGCGCGGTGCCGACGGGCTGCGGGCCTCCGTCAGCTTCGCCGGCTGGCGGTTCGACCTGACATCGCAGCGCCTGACGTCGCCCGACAACCGCGACGTGGACCTGACCAAGGCGGAGTTCGCCCTGCTGGCCGCCTTCGTGAAGCAGCCCCAGCGGGTGCTGTCGCGCGACCAGCTGCTGGACCTGACCCGGATCGACGGGGCGGAAGTGTTCGACCGCAGCATCGACGTTCTGATCCTGCGCCTGCGCCGCAAGATCGAGGCGAACCCGAAGGAGCCCCAGATCATCCGGACCGAACGCGGCCTCGGCTACTCGTTCGACGCCAAGGTAAAGCCGGTCTAA
- a CDS encoding hydroxymethylglutaryl-CoA lyase: protein MANPTTGSFTGLKSQIKIVEVGPRDGLQNEKGIVPAAVKIELIDRLTEAGLPVVESGAFVSPKWVPQMADTAEVLAGIHRRAGVSYPVLVPNAKGLEAAMAAGVDEIAIFGAASESFSRQNINCSIDESFERFRPVVETALRQGIRVRGYVSCVLGCPYEGPVEPGVVADVSERMMKLGCYEVSLGDTVGVGTPGQARDLIDTVVRAVPIDRLAVHFHDTYGQALANILATLEAGIGVIDSSVAGLGGCPYAKGAAGNVATEDVLYMLNGLGIETDVDLDRVAATGVWISERLGRPNASKVGRAMAGAAS from the coding sequence ATGGCAAATCCAACGACCGGCTCCTTCACCGGGCTGAAGAGCCAGATCAAGATCGTCGAGGTCGGCCCGCGCGACGGTCTGCAGAACGAAAAGGGGATCGTTCCGGCGGCGGTAAAGATCGAGCTGATCGACCGTTTGACCGAGGCCGGCCTGCCGGTCGTGGAGTCCGGTGCCTTCGTCTCTCCCAAATGGGTTCCGCAGATGGCCGACACCGCCGAGGTGCTGGCCGGCATCCATCGCCGCGCCGGCGTCTCCTATCCGGTGCTGGTGCCCAATGCCAAGGGCCTGGAGGCCGCGATGGCCGCCGGCGTGGACGAGATCGCGATCTTCGGCGCCGCGTCCGAGTCGTTCAGCCGCCAGAACATCAACTGCTCGATCGACGAGAGCTTCGAGCGTTTCCGGCCGGTCGTCGAGACCGCGCTGCGCCAGGGCATCCGCGTCCGGGGATATGTCAGCTGCGTCCTGGGCTGCCCCTACGAGGGGCCGGTCGAGCCCGGGGTCGTGGCCGACGTGTCCGAGCGCATGATGAAGCTCGGCTGCTACGAGGTCTCGTTGGGCGACACGGTCGGCGTCGGCACGCCGGGGCAGGCGCGCGACCTGATCGACACCGTCGTCCGGGCGGTGCCGATCGACCGGCTGGCGGTCCATTTCCACGATACCTACGGCCAGGCGCTCGCCAACATCCTGGCGACCCTGGAGGCCGGGATCGGCGTGATCGACAGTTCGGTCGCCGGCCTGGGCGGCTGCCCCTACGCCAAGGGCGCCGCCGGCAACGTCGCGACCGAGGACGTGCTCTATATGCTGAACGGCCTCGGCATCGAAACGGACGTGGACCTGGACCGGGTCGCCGCCACCGGCGTCTGGATCTCCGAACGGCTCGGGCGGCCCAACGCCTCCAAGGTCGGCCGCGCCATGGCGGGAGCCGCATCCTGA
- a CDS encoding RidA family protein encodes MTARRLISGGSEFERIAGYSRAVVDGDWIFVAGTTGFDYAAGTIPDGVAEQARQTFRTIAAALAQAGAGLEDVVRARYYITDASYWDALHPVLGEVFGEIRPAATCVVCGLIDPRMKIEIEVTARRVTDQGMDMGRETC; translated from the coding sequence ATGACGGCGCGCAGGCTGATTTCCGGCGGCTCGGAGTTCGAGCGGATCGCCGGCTACTCGCGTGCGGTGGTGGACGGCGACTGGATCTTCGTGGCCGGCACCACCGGGTTCGACTATGCCGCCGGCACGATCCCCGACGGCGTGGCGGAGCAGGCGCGCCAGACCTTCCGCACCATCGCGGCGGCGCTGGCCCAGGCCGGCGCCGGCCTGGAGGACGTGGTGCGGGCGCGCTACTACATCACCGACGCGTCCTATTGGGATGCCCTCCATCCCGTGCTGGGCGAGGTGTTCGGGGAGATCCGGCCGGCGGCGACCTGCGTGGTCTGCGGCCTGATCGATCCCCGCATGAAGATCGAAATAGAAGTGACGGCGCGGCGCGTCACGGATCAAGGTATGGACATGGGGCGGGAAACATGCTGA